From Drosophila virilis strain 15010-1051.87 chromosome X, Dvir_AGI_RSII-ME, whole genome shotgun sequence, the proteins below share one genomic window:
- the LOC6633657 gene encoding vanin-like protein 2 isoform X3, with translation MILVAMLMMVATMMRMMAMKNLSEPTDGGFYTAGVVEFRQAIGQDSNENLADNLAGYLELIESPDARTADIIVFPELTLNDMETLTFLPKPEQSLSPCVDDPIARYYAPFLVSISCAARKASKYIVINICERQLCSATPEDTRPCAPTGYNVFNTNVVFNRKGTIISRYRKIHLYGEPRNSTFVPEPMSFKTDFGVTFGHFICFDILFYDPAHEMLLEQGVRDFIYPTMWFSQLPFLTAAQVQLGWAYSNDVNLLAAGASHPEFGSTGTGIYNGRAGTITGVMKWGEGERRIYVAKVPKYQMAKNIKAQRPQRSLKARLERKMRQGRNSGILMKRDYLEQYESVWLEQLYQQTDGNLKQKVCHGMLCCNFELQWRQLPEGTADNNFYGFRLGVYDGWRNEQQVDANYVRNCAIFACSGPDIEDCGQVLDTMQSRVNFKRIIIEAMYPRSREFLLMPNSVLDNFLPLEPPQFKWSMVERAVSNQISVRFGLTDSVQLSNLLTFAIYGNYYDDNCTFGKGTPEEDRECGYLATGGGAAALRSIGFKWYVLLALGLVCNLSS, from the exons ATGATACTCGTCGCCATGCTGATGATGGTTGCAACCATGATGCGGATGATGGCAATG AAGAACCTTTCGGAACCGACCGATGGGGGTTTCTATACGGCCGGCGTTGTGGAGTTCCGTCAGGCCATTGGTCAGGATTCCAATGAGAATTTGGCGGATAACTTGGCCGGCTATTTGGAGCTGATCGAATCTCCCGATGCCAGAACTGCGGATATAATTGTCTTTCCGGAACTAACATTGAATGACATGGAGACGCTTACGTTTTTGCCGAAGCCCGAGCAGTCGCTGTCGCCATGTGTGGACGATCCCATTGCCCGTTACTATGCTCCGTTTCTGGTCAGCATCTCGTGCGCCGCCCGCAAGGCCAGCAAGTATATTGTCATCAATATCTGTGAGCGGCAATTGTGTTCCGCTACTCCGGAGGATACCCGTCCGTGCGCCCCAACTGGATACAATGTCTTCAATACGAACGTTGTCTTCAATCGCAAAGGCACCATTATCTCCAGATACCGCAAGATCCATTTGTATGGCGAGCCAAGGAACAGCACCTTTGTGCCGGAGCCGATGAGTTTCAAAACGGACTTCGGTGTAACCTTTGGccatttcatttgctttgaCATCTTATTCTATGATCCCGCTCATGAGATGCTACTGGAACAAGGTGTTCGCGACTTTATTTATCCAACCATGTGGTTCTCGCAGCTGCCTTTTCTAACAG CCGCCCAAGTGCAGCTGGGCTGGGCCTATAGCAACGATGTGAACCTATTGGCAGCGGGCGCTAGTCATCCGGAATTCGGCAGCACTGGAACTGGCATCTATAATGGACGCGCCGGCACCATCACCGGCGTGATGAAGTGGGGCGAGGGCGAGCGTCGCATCTATGTGGCCAAGGTGCCCAAATATCAGATGGCTAAGAATATAAAGGCGCAGCGTCCGCAACGTTCCTTGAAGGCGCGATTGGAGCGGAAGATGCGTCAAGGACGCAATTCAGGAATTCTGATGAAACGCGACTATCTGGAGCAATACGAGAGCGTCTGGTTGGAGCAGCTGTATCAACAGACTGACGGCAATCTAAAGCAAAAGGTCTGCCATGGCATGTTGTGCTGCAATTTCGAGCTACAGTGGCGTCAATTGCCAGAGGGCACAGCCGACAACAATTTTTACGGCTTTCGGCTGGGCGTCTACGATGGTTGGCGCAATGAGCAGCAGGTGGATGCCAACTATGTGCGCAACTGCGCCATTTTTGCCTGCAGTGGTCCCGACATTGAGGACTGCGGCCAGGTGCTGGACACTATGCAATCACGTGTCAACTTTAAGCGCATTATCATCGAAGCCATGTATCCGAGGTCGCGCGAGTTCCTTTTGATGCCGAACAGTGTCCTCGACAACTTTTTGCCCCTGGAGCCGCCGCAGTTCAAGTGGTCAATGGTAGAGAGGGCCGTAAG CAATCAGATTAGTGTGCGCTTCGGCCTAACTGACTCCGTGCAGCTTTCCAATCTGCTGACCTTTGCCATCTATGGGAATTACTATGATGATAATTGCACCTTTGGCAAGGGCACCCCGGAAGAGGATCGCGAATGTGGCTATTTGGCCACTGGTGGTGGTGCCGCCGCTTTGCGCTCGATTGGATTTAAGTGGTACGTGCTCCTGGCCTTGGGTTTGGTTTGCAACCTAAGCAGTTAA
- the LOC6633657 gene encoding vanin-like protein 2 isoform X2, with product MTYKSVDISRCKALSLIVLFFAILARMREGIKKKNLSEPTDGGFYTAGVVEFRQAIGQDSNENLADNLAGYLELIESPDARTADIIVFPELTLNDMETLTFLPKPEQSLSPCVDDPIARYYAPFLVSISCAARKASKYIVINICERQLCSATPEDTRPCAPTGYNVFNTNVVFNRKGTIISRYRKIHLYGEPRNSTFVPEPMSFKTDFGVTFGHFICFDILFYDPAHEMLLEQGVRDFIYPTMWFSQLPFLTAAQVQLGWAYSNDVNLLAAGASHPEFGSTGTGIYNGRAGTITGVMKWGEGERRIYVAKVPKYQMAKNIKAQRPQRSLKARLERKMRQGRNSGILMKRDYLEQYESVWLEQLYQQTDGNLKQKVCHGMLCCNFELQWRQLPEGTADNNFYGFRLGVYDGWRNEQQVDANYVRNCAIFACSGPDIEDCGQVLDTMQSRVNFKRIIIEAMYPRSREFLLMPNSVLDNFLPLEPPQFKWSMVERAVSNQISVRFGLTDSVQLSNLLTFAIYGNYYDDNCTFGKGTPEEDRECGYLATGGGAAALRSIGFKWYVLLALGLVCNLSS from the exons ATGACATACAAAAGTGTGGACATATCAAGGTGCAAGGCTCTATCTttaatagttttgttttttgcaattttagcAAGAATGCGTGAAGGTATCAAAAAA AAGAACCTTTCGGAACCGACCGATGGGGGTTTCTATACGGCCGGCGTTGTGGAGTTCCGTCAGGCCATTGGTCAGGATTCCAATGAGAATTTGGCGGATAACTTGGCCGGCTATTTGGAGCTGATCGAATCTCCCGATGCCAGAACTGCGGATATAATTGTCTTTCCGGAACTAACATTGAATGACATGGAGACGCTTACGTTTTTGCCGAAGCCCGAGCAGTCGCTGTCGCCATGTGTGGACGATCCCATTGCCCGTTACTATGCTCCGTTTCTGGTCAGCATCTCGTGCGCCGCCCGCAAGGCCAGCAAGTATATTGTCATCAATATCTGTGAGCGGCAATTGTGTTCCGCTACTCCGGAGGATACCCGTCCGTGCGCCCCAACTGGATACAATGTCTTCAATACGAACGTTGTCTTCAATCGCAAAGGCACCATTATCTCCAGATACCGCAAGATCCATTTGTATGGCGAGCCAAGGAACAGCACCTTTGTGCCGGAGCCGATGAGTTTCAAAACGGACTTCGGTGTAACCTTTGGccatttcatttgctttgaCATCTTATTCTATGATCCCGCTCATGAGATGCTACTGGAACAAGGTGTTCGCGACTTTATTTATCCAACCATGTGGTTCTCGCAGCTGCCTTTTCTAACAG CCGCCCAAGTGCAGCTGGGCTGGGCCTATAGCAACGATGTGAACCTATTGGCAGCGGGCGCTAGTCATCCGGAATTCGGCAGCACTGGAACTGGCATCTATAATGGACGCGCCGGCACCATCACCGGCGTGATGAAGTGGGGCGAGGGCGAGCGTCGCATCTATGTGGCCAAGGTGCCCAAATATCAGATGGCTAAGAATATAAAGGCGCAGCGTCCGCAACGTTCCTTGAAGGCGCGATTGGAGCGGAAGATGCGTCAAGGACGCAATTCAGGAATTCTGATGAAACGCGACTATCTGGAGCAATACGAGAGCGTCTGGTTGGAGCAGCTGTATCAACAGACTGACGGCAATCTAAAGCAAAAGGTCTGCCATGGCATGTTGTGCTGCAATTTCGAGCTACAGTGGCGTCAATTGCCAGAGGGCACAGCCGACAACAATTTTTACGGCTTTCGGCTGGGCGTCTACGATGGTTGGCGCAATGAGCAGCAGGTGGATGCCAACTATGTGCGCAACTGCGCCATTTTTGCCTGCAGTGGTCCCGACATTGAGGACTGCGGCCAGGTGCTGGACACTATGCAATCACGTGTCAACTTTAAGCGCATTATCATCGAAGCCATGTATCCGAGGTCGCGCGAGTTCCTTTTGATGCCGAACAGTGTCCTCGACAACTTTTTGCCCCTGGAGCCGCCGCAGTTCAAGTGGTCAATGGTAGAGAGGGCCGTAAG CAATCAGATTAGTGTGCGCTTCGGCCTAACTGACTCCGTGCAGCTTTCCAATCTGCTGACCTTTGCCATCTATGGGAATTACTATGATGATAATTGCACCTTTGGCAAGGGCACCCCGGAAGAGGATCGCGAATGTGGCTATTTGGCCACTGGTGGTGGTGCCGCCGCTTTGCGCTCGATTGGATTTAAGTGGTACGTGCTCCTGGCCTTGGGTTTGGTTTGCAACCTAAGCAGTTAA
- the LOC6633657 gene encoding vanin-like protein 1 isoform X1, translating to MANNVAGVNSTRRQQLPALQLLPLPLPLPPLLLPLLLLLLLLLAGIGMSQQKNLSEPTDGGFYTAGVVEFRQAIGQDSNENLADNLAGYLELIESPDARTADIIVFPELTLNDMETLTFLPKPEQSLSPCVDDPIARYYAPFLVSISCAARKASKYIVINICERQLCSATPEDTRPCAPTGYNVFNTNVVFNRKGTIISRYRKIHLYGEPRNSTFVPEPMSFKTDFGVTFGHFICFDILFYDPAHEMLLEQGVRDFIYPTMWFSQLPFLTAAQVQLGWAYSNDVNLLAAGASHPEFGSTGTGIYNGRAGTITGVMKWGEGERRIYVAKVPKYQMAKNIKAQRPQRSLKARLERKMRQGRNSGILMKRDYLEQYESVWLEQLYQQTDGNLKQKVCHGMLCCNFELQWRQLPEGTADNNFYGFRLGVYDGWRNEQQVDANYVRNCAIFACSGPDIEDCGQVLDTMQSRVNFKRIIIEAMYPRSREFLLMPNSVLDNFLPLEPPQFKWSMVERAVSNQISVRFGLTDSVQLSNLLTFAIYGNYYDDNCTFGKGTPEEDRECGYLATGGGAAALRSIGFKWYVLLALGLVCNLSS from the exons ATGGCCAACAATGTTGCAGGTGTTAACAGTACGCGGCGGCAGCAGTTGCCcgcgctgcagttgctgccgctgccgctgccgctgccgccgctgctgctgccgctgcttctgctgctgctgctgctgttggccggCATTGGGATGAGTCAGCAG AAGAACCTTTCGGAACCGACCGATGGGGGTTTCTATACGGCCGGCGTTGTGGAGTTCCGTCAGGCCATTGGTCAGGATTCCAATGAGAATTTGGCGGATAACTTGGCCGGCTATTTGGAGCTGATCGAATCTCCCGATGCCAGAACTGCGGATATAATTGTCTTTCCGGAACTAACATTGAATGACATGGAGACGCTTACGTTTTTGCCGAAGCCCGAGCAGTCGCTGTCGCCATGTGTGGACGATCCCATTGCCCGTTACTATGCTCCGTTTCTGGTCAGCATCTCGTGCGCCGCCCGCAAGGCCAGCAAGTATATTGTCATCAATATCTGTGAGCGGCAATTGTGTTCCGCTACTCCGGAGGATACCCGTCCGTGCGCCCCAACTGGATACAATGTCTTCAATACGAACGTTGTCTTCAATCGCAAAGGCACCATTATCTCCAGATACCGCAAGATCCATTTGTATGGCGAGCCAAGGAACAGCACCTTTGTGCCGGAGCCGATGAGTTTCAAAACGGACTTCGGTGTAACCTTTGGccatttcatttgctttgaCATCTTATTCTATGATCCCGCTCATGAGATGCTACTGGAACAAGGTGTTCGCGACTTTATTTATCCAACCATGTGGTTCTCGCAGCTGCCTTTTCTAACAG CCGCCCAAGTGCAGCTGGGCTGGGCCTATAGCAACGATGTGAACCTATTGGCAGCGGGCGCTAGTCATCCGGAATTCGGCAGCACTGGAACTGGCATCTATAATGGACGCGCCGGCACCATCACCGGCGTGATGAAGTGGGGCGAGGGCGAGCGTCGCATCTATGTGGCCAAGGTGCCCAAATATCAGATGGCTAAGAATATAAAGGCGCAGCGTCCGCAACGTTCCTTGAAGGCGCGATTGGAGCGGAAGATGCGTCAAGGACGCAATTCAGGAATTCTGATGAAACGCGACTATCTGGAGCAATACGAGAGCGTCTGGTTGGAGCAGCTGTATCAACAGACTGACGGCAATCTAAAGCAAAAGGTCTGCCATGGCATGTTGTGCTGCAATTTCGAGCTACAGTGGCGTCAATTGCCAGAGGGCACAGCCGACAACAATTTTTACGGCTTTCGGCTGGGCGTCTACGATGGTTGGCGCAATGAGCAGCAGGTGGATGCCAACTATGTGCGCAACTGCGCCATTTTTGCCTGCAGTGGTCCCGACATTGAGGACTGCGGCCAGGTGCTGGACACTATGCAATCACGTGTCAACTTTAAGCGCATTATCATCGAAGCCATGTATCCGAGGTCGCGCGAGTTCCTTTTGATGCCGAACAGTGTCCTCGACAACTTTTTGCCCCTGGAGCCGCCGCAGTTCAAGTGGTCAATGGTAGAGAGGGCCGTAAG CAATCAGATTAGTGTGCGCTTCGGCCTAACTGACTCCGTGCAGCTTTCCAATCTGCTGACCTTTGCCATCTATGGGAATTACTATGATGATAATTGCACCTTTGGCAAGGGCACCCCGGAAGAGGATCGCGAATGTGGCTATTTGGCCACTGGTGGTGGTGCCGCCGCTTTGCGCTCGATTGGATTTAAGTGGTACGTGCTCCTGGCCTTGGGTTTGGTTTGCAACCTAAGCAGTTAA